ACATTTACCTTCGCCGCATTTGCCTTCTTTTTTACCTTTGGTGTCGCCACCACATTTACCTTCGCCACACTTACCTTCACCTGCGTCAAGTTGATAACCGGCAGTCATTGTTTCAAAACTAAATGGATTAGCACTTGCGTCCGTCGCGGTTAATCCTGCGGTGCCCGCAACAACAGCGCTTAAAGTAAAGGCAATAGATTTCTTTTTAACGGTATTCATAATGTTTGCTCTCTCAAAACTAGTAGATTTAATTAGTAGACCCAAACGTCTACATATTTATTTCGCTAAATGTTTAAAAATTTTAGTGGTATTCGCTAAGTTGTGATTTACATCCAGTTATAGTCCATCAGGTGTGTTTTTGCTATTTGCGGATAACTAGGGGCTGATGATGACTTGCAGCAAACAATTAGCTAAAATGTCGCGCTTTTCGATGAGTCATCAGTGACCCATTTTATTTTTGTTGTATCTAAAGGTTAACACATGAAGCTTGTTCTGGCGCCGATGGAAGGTGTAGTTGATTTTAAAATGCGCGAATTGCTCACAGATCTCGGCGGCTTTGATCTTTGTGTGACTGAGTTTATTCGCGTCGTTGATCTCACCTTTCCACGCAGAGTATTCACTAGATACTGTCCTGAACTATTAAATGGTGGTTATACCAGAGCCGGAACACCGGTACGAGTCCAGCTTCTAGGTCAGGTTCCCCATGCGCTTGCAGCAAATGCGCGAAAGGCAATAAAGCTTGGCTCTCATGGTGTCGATTTGAACTTTGGTTGTCCTGCGAAAACCGTGAATAAAAGCCGCGGCGGCGCGGTTTTACTGAAAGAGCCTGAGCAAATCTATCAAATCATTAAAGCAGTTAGAGATGCGGTACCAGAAGAACATCATGTAAGCGCCAAAATACGCCTTGGCTTTGACGATGATGCCAATAGTACTGAAATTGTCGATGCGGTCCAGCAAGGTGGTGCGTCGAGTTTGGCGATACATGCGCGTACCAAACGAGATGGCTACAAACCGCCAGCTTACTGGGAAAAGATCCCACCTTTATTATCAAGGTTAACCATTCCTGTCGTTGCTAACGGTGAAATTTGGCAAGTGGAAGATGCACAACTCTGCCAAACACGTAGCCAATGCCAAGACTTGATGCTTGGTCGCGGTGCGCTAGCCACCCCCGATTTGGCAGCAAAAATCAAAGCGCATGTTAACGGAACTCATTATACTCCGCTCACATGGGAAAACGTGGTCTACCATATCCTCCACTCTTCCATGCATCAGGATGAGAATATGAGTGAAAAGTACTTTTCGGCTAGAACAAAACAGTGGTTAAGTTATCTGAAACGTCAGTATAGCGGAGCGCATGTTCTTTTTGATGAAATCAAAACGCTCAAAAGCAAAGATGACGTCATGAAGGTGTTGCAGAAATACGCAATGTCTCCAGACCTTGATTCAAATCATAACAGTGAAGCTTGACTGAAATGATAATGGGGCGTCGGATAGGAGAGCGCCCATGAATGAAAACACACATAACTACGAGCAAAGCTTACAAGCTGAACTTGCTACACTTAGAAGCGATTTTTTAGGAGAGCTAAAAGCTTCACCCAATGAGTTTACTCATAACCTTGCTAATACCTTAGAGATCAACCCACCTAATAAGTGGCTTGATATTGTGATGGAAAAAATAAATCCCGAGCAATTTCCGCTCTATGACAGGTTGATGAAAGTCGAAGCGGCATTATGCCAAATGGAAATCGGCCAGTTTGGTTATTGTTGTGATTGTGAGAAAACCATTGAGTTTGAGTTGCTAGAACAAGATCCAGCAACCCAACGCTGCCGTAGTTGTATAACTAAGGCTCTAAAAAATGGGGAAATGCAGCAAAAATAGTTGCAGGGAAATAAACTAAATTAGCAATCAATTGTTGTGCCTGTTGTTCATTCAGCGCTAGTTTTGAGTTGAGCACAACAAATGCTTGCTTTTGTGACCACCCTTGATAATGAATTCCCAAATCCACCGCCATCAAAGTCACGATTAGCGCTTTATGCCGCTCTATTGCCTTTGTACATTTTGCTACAGTTGAAGGCACATTAATAAATCCATCGCGCCAATTAAGCCCAGCCACTCTTTGGCAGTTAGTTGGCAATAACTCGAGTATATAAGGCTGTTGAGTATTCGGCGTTATCTTGAGCTCAATTGACTTACTATTTTTCTCATCAATTTTTGATAACATTGCTAAAACTTTATTAGGCGATTCTTGGATAGCCCCGTAAAAATTTAGCTTTGATTGATACCACTCTTTCCCATTAGGCAACTGATGCAGCCCAAGCATAGCTCTTGGTTTGTAATCATCCAAATAAGCCAATAGAGTTGCGCGAGATGGTACGTCAATATCCGAATCTTCAAGCTGCAGCATTAAAGCCTCTCGCTCTAGTCTGTTTAAACGAATATTACTTTCGTCTGCCTCTTTTAGTTTTGTTATTACAAATGTAAGCCACAGTTCAAGCTCCTCGCCACTCACTTTATCTTTTACGTTTTTAAGCACCGAGATATTGCTAGGCCAAGGTAAGTAACGCTCAGGGTATCGTTCTTGAATTCTTAAGTAGTCAAGCTCCTTGTGTGCCATAACATCAGGTTCGTTCAAACTGCTAGACAATAAAGCATGGCGTAACTGTAAGTAGCCCTCGGTGAACGGTAAAACAGTAATATTATCCGTAGATGAATGACTTAAACTATTGTTAAGAGAGATTAAAGAAGATCTGAGCTCTTGATAACTTACGACTTGCTTGTGCTCACTACAAGCGGATAGGAATATAAACGCGACCAAAGTAAGGTTGAACAATAAATGCTTTTTCATAATTTCACATTAAAACTTGAAATCAAAAAAGCCCCTTTCGGGGCTTTTTAATTAGAGGCTAACACCCCTACGTTGTGCTTTTTCTTTGATAAAGCTCGACCAGCTAATCGCAAATCTTCGAGTACTAGGATCTTCCTTCGCCTTCAAAATTGCTGCATAAGCTTGCTTGAACTTATCTTGATAGTAGTAAGCTTCCGCAAGATCGGCATAGGTACTGCCTTTCTTTTTGGTACCAAGCTCTAACGCTTTATTTAGTCTAACTACTGCTGCACTATACTGCTGATTTTGCAGCAGAAGGCCACCTGCTCTTCCATAAAGTTCTGCGTCATCGTCAAATTTTGCAGCTTCTTCATAGTATTTAGCAGCATCACTGATGTGTTTAGCTTGGTGGTAATAACTTGCAAGCGCAGTCACGTTTTGCTTTGTGCGTTCAATTTTGCCATCTTTCATAGCCTTTTCGAACGTTTGAGCAGCACGCCAAGGATCTTCTGTTAAAGAGTATAAGCTTCCAAGAATCTTATAGTCATTCTCTTTTTCAAAGTAACCTTTGCTATACGCCACCTTCATTACAGTCATACCTTTACTGTAATCTTCGGTTTGCAAATAAAAACCACCCAGTTGTGTCCAAGCTTTCGGGTCTTCTGGGAAAACACGTACTAACTCTTCACCAACCTCTACAGCCTTTTTGAATTGCTTTAATTCAAAGTAAGCTGCAACTTTCATCAGATAATATTGTTTATTTGGCTCTTCTACACCTGCGATAGCTTTATCAGCTGGAGCAATAACATTGGTATATTGCTTTAACTCATAATAAGCTTGCGCGATACGACCGTGTACTTTAGGGTCATTTTCACCCGTAAAGTCCATCCACGCTTCATAGGCTTTGATACCTTCTGAGTACTTTTCAGTACCAAGCAAAAGGTCACCAAGTAACTTCATTAGATCGCCCTGATCTTTAAAGTTAAGCGCATCAGGAGCAATAGCTAAACGCGTATATTTAATCGCTTCGCTGTAGTTTTCCTTTTGAGCATAAAGCTGACCTAGGTAACGGTTAACCGTTGCTTTATCGAAATCATCTGAAGGGTCAAGTTCGCGAAGCATTGCAATCGCTTCATCGACTTTTTCTTCATTATATAATTCGAATGCTTTGGCAACTTTTTTACCTACTCGCTCACCCATGATCTTAGTTTTTGCCGCTTTACGCTTCTCTATTTCTTCATAGTTAGGCGCAGCAGAAACTGACTCTGAGTAAATGCCACCAGTCAATGCAATAAGAAGAGCAAGAGCTGTAAATTTGGGTAAACTTTTCATGCCTGCCTCCTTAATTACCTTGGTTCAATGTGAAATCAAGCTGGACTGTGATGCCAGGTTGCTTCTGTGGTTTACCATCAACAACTTTAGGACGGTATTTCCACTTACGCAATGCACGCTTTGCTTCACGGTCAAAGATACGCTTTGGTTCAGCATCGATAATTTCAACATCTTCGACTCCACCTAGCTCATTGATTGTGAAAGATAAACGTACCCAACCTTCTTTACCATCACGAGCGGCTTGAGGTGGATATTTTGGCTCTATTCGAACGATAGGTGTCGCATCACCATCACGGCCAAACTCGCCAGGTCCAGATAAACCACCTGCAGTACCACCTAGGTCAATACTAGGCATGTTAAAGCCGATGTTACCCGCAGAAGGATCAGCCATGTCTGGCTGAGGCGGCTGCGGCTTTGGCGGCTGCTTAGGTGGTGGCGGCGGCGGAGGCGGGACACGCTTCCGCTGCTGCACCTTCGATTCAGGCGGATTCGACATAATCTCGACTACGATTTGTTCCTTTTGTACATCTGCCCTATCCGCTCCTCCGGAGATAAGATATGACATGAAAAAGAACAAGCCGAGAGTTACTGCCCCACCTGCTAGAAGTGAAAACAGAAGTCGAATCATTACTGATCTCCAGCTATTGAAATCTTCAAGTTGTCGCCTGTCGCTTTAATCTGGTCCATAACCTGAACAACTACGCCGTGTTTCGCACCTTTATCGGCTTGAATAATAATCACGTCAGTAGGCTGCTCAGCCATTAGACTTTCAAGGTTTGCACTTACACGCTCAACATCAACTTGACGCTTGTCCATCCAAATCTCACCATTTTCACGGATTGCGATAAAGATGTTTGCATTCTTAGTCTTTTGTGCTTGTGCCGCTTTTGGCTTATTAACCTCAATACCAGCTTCTTTAACAAAAGAAGTGGTTACGATGAAGAAGATAAGCATGATGAATACGATGTCTAGCATCGGCGTCATATCTACTGCTGCATCTTCTTCTTCACGAAAACGTTGTTTACGTGCCATAGTTCAATCTCTCTCTAGTGATGAGGCA
The sequence above is a segment of the Pseudoalteromonas piscicida genome. Coding sequences within it:
- a CDS encoding energy transducer TonB produces the protein MIRLLFSLLAGGAVTLGLFFFMSYLISGGADRADVQKEQIVVEIMSNPPESKVQQRKRVPPPPPPPPKQPPKPQPPQPDMADPSAGNIGFNMPSIDLGGTAGGLSGPGEFGRDGDATPIVRIEPKYPPQAARDGKEGWVRLSFTINELGGVEDVEIIDAEPKRIFDREAKRALRKWKYRPKVVDGKPQKQPGITVQLDFTLNQGN
- a CDS encoding tRNA-dihydrouridine synthase, with the translated sequence MKLVLAPMEGVVDFKMRELLTDLGGFDLCVTEFIRVVDLTFPRRVFTRYCPELLNGGYTRAGTPVRVQLLGQVPHALAANARKAIKLGSHGVDLNFGCPAKTVNKSRGGAVLLKEPEQIYQIIKAVRDAVPEEHHVSAKIRLGFDDDANSTEIVDAVQQGGASSLAIHARTKRDGYKPPAYWEKIPPLLSRLTIPVVANGEIWQVEDAQLCQTRSQCQDLMLGRGALATPDLAAKIKAHVNGTHYTPLTWENVVYHILHSSMHQDENMSEKYFSARTKQWLSYLKRQYSGAHVLFDEIKTLKSKDDVMKVLQKYAMSPDLDSNHNSEA
- a CDS encoding TraR/DksA family transcriptional regulator, translating into MNENTHNYEQSLQAELATLRSDFLGELKASPNEFTHNLANTLEINPPNKWLDIVMEKINPEQFPLYDRLMKVEAALCQMEIGQFGYCCDCEKTIEFELLEQDPATQRCRSCITKALKNGEMQQK
- a CDS encoding ExbD/TolR family protein; amino-acid sequence: MARKQRFREEEDAAVDMTPMLDIVFIMLIFFIVTTSFVKEAGIEVNKPKAAQAQKTKNANIFIAIRENGEIWMDKRQVDVERVSANLESLMAEQPTDVIIIQADKGAKHGVVVQVMDQIKATGDNLKISIAGDQ